A portion of the Mycobacterium paraseoulense genome contains these proteins:
- a CDS encoding class I adenylate-forming enzyme family protein: protein MSEAPRTFAYEPMPYAPVVPAMLVDLVAAYGDNDFVISTAGGGTIERITYAQAAARSAEMARRLLAAGVIKGVRVGILAPNGPDFAVAFLAATRIGAVAVPINTFFQPPELSWLLRDADIHTLLSVDSLLGKDMLARVGNATGELPPPGAPLGLERLPQLRNIFGLGDSERTWPSAWPEPAPETFLRACESTVRPSDDLVVIYTSGSTSDPKGIIHTHGTVITHSRFVATQHEWKPDDRVYIPMVFFWVAGLVFGLLGPMQTGATILTEHKFDAGDVLRLLETERATYATGFPHVGRALANHPDFTSADLSSLRGGYHQVLLPPELRAADPSLLVTQLGMTETCSSHTWWPPHEPVPESKRGSLGVAAPGYEHKVVDECGAEVPNGTIGEICVRGVAMMRGMIGRQHSDLFDADGWYHTKDAGYLDDEGFLFFTGRTDDMIKSSGANVAPVEVEAVIGGVDGVRIAYVVGVPDADKGALVCAVVVLNQGRCASQDELAAACRRELAAYKVPKRWVILPDADRLPYTTTNKIDKPRLVQLVTSGELA, encoded by the coding sequence GGCGATGCTGGTCGACCTGGTAGCCGCTTACGGAGACAACGACTTCGTCATTTCCACGGCGGGCGGGGGGACGATCGAGCGAATCACCTATGCGCAGGCCGCTGCTCGGTCCGCCGAGATGGCGCGGCGGTTGCTTGCGGCGGGCGTCATCAAAGGCGTTCGGGTCGGAATCCTGGCGCCGAACGGACCCGATTTTGCAGTCGCTTTCCTGGCTGCCACGCGAATCGGCGCCGTGGCGGTGCCGATCAACACCTTCTTTCAGCCGCCGGAGTTGAGCTGGCTGCTGCGCGACGCCGACATCCACACCCTGCTGTCGGTCGACTCGCTGCTCGGCAAGGACATGCTCGCTCGTGTCGGAAATGCTACAGGCGAGTTACCGCCCCCGGGCGCACCGCTCGGCCTCGAACGGCTGCCCCAGTTGCGCAACATCTTTGGGCTTGGCGACAGCGAGCGGACCTGGCCCAGTGCATGGCCGGAGCCGGCGCCCGAAACGTTTCTGCGTGCGTGCGAATCGACGGTCCGCCCGTCCGACGACCTGGTCGTCATCTACACATCGGGAAGCACCTCGGACCCGAAAGGCATCATCCACACGCACGGCACCGTGATTACTCACTCCCGCTTCGTCGCCACGCAGCACGAGTGGAAGCCCGACGACCGGGTCTACATCCCGATGGTGTTCTTCTGGGTCGCTGGGCTGGTCTTCGGTCTGCTCGGGCCGATGCAGACCGGCGCCACCATTCTCACCGAGCACAAGTTCGACGCCGGCGACGTGCTGCGCCTACTCGAAACCGAGCGCGCCACTTACGCAACGGGGTTCCCCCACGTCGGCCGGGCACTGGCGAATCATCCCGACTTCACCTCCGCCGATCTGTCAAGTCTGCGCGGGGGATACCACCAGGTGCTGCTACCGCCGGAACTGCGCGCGGCCGATCCGTCACTGCTGGTGACGCAGTTGGGGATGACCGAAACGTGCAGTTCCCACACCTGGTGGCCACCACACGAACCGGTGCCCGAAAGCAAGCGCGGTTCACTCGGGGTTGCCGCACCCGGCTACGAGCACAAGGTCGTCGACGAGTGTGGTGCGGAGGTGCCCAACGGCACCATCGGGGAAATCTGCGTGCGGGGAGTCGCGATGATGCGCGGCATGATCGGACGGCAGCACAGCGATCTGTTCGACGCCGACGGCTGGTACCACACGAAAGACGCCGGATACCTGGACGACGAGGGCTTCCTGTTCTTCACCGGACGCACCGACGACATGATCAAATCCTCGGGCGCCAACGTCGCACCGGTGGAGGTCGAGGCGGTGATCGGCGGCGTCGACGGCGTGCGGATCGCCTATGTCGTCGGCGTTCCGGACGCGGACAAGGGTGCGCTCGTCTGCGCCGTGGTTGTGCTCAACCAGGGGCGGTGCGCCTCACAGGATGAACTCGCGGCGGCATGCCGCAGGGAACTCGCCGCCTACAAGGTCCCAAAGCGGTGGGTGATTCTCCCCGACGCCGATCGGCTGCCGTACACCACTACGAACAAGATCGACAAGCCACGGTTGGTGCAGCTTGTCACCTCGGGGGAGCTGGCATGA
- a CDS encoding nuclear transport factor 2 family protein: MTGLEARIARLEAIEEIRQLAARYAVALDMRDFNSLANLFVDDIGVPGKRRGRDALRQWYDAEVRPTLLGSAHGVLGHVIDVHDTDTASGLVYSRNDLETEGAWFIEMLAYLDRYERRDGHWYFARRIPLFWYRSDITDPPVGPRKVRWPGSPNQDGSFHHAFPSWEAFWAADPGRFDAPVPAPAAVGDWLRALRQGAEAPRVSPTGRAPAES; the protein is encoded by the coding sequence ATGACTGGGTTGGAGGCGCGGATCGCCCGCCTGGAGGCCATCGAGGAAATCCGTCAGCTGGCGGCACGGTACGCGGTGGCGTTGGATATGCGTGACTTCAATTCCCTGGCAAATCTGTTCGTCGACGACATCGGGGTGCCGGGCAAGCGCCGCGGTCGCGACGCGTTGCGCCAATGGTACGACGCCGAGGTTCGTCCGACGCTGCTGGGCAGCGCGCACGGTGTCCTGGGCCATGTCATCGACGTCCACGACACCGACACCGCGAGCGGTCTTGTCTACTCGCGCAACGACTTGGAAACCGAGGGCGCCTGGTTCATCGAGATGCTGGCCTATCTGGACCGTTACGAACGGCGCGACGGCCATTGGTATTTCGCGCGCCGCATCCCGCTGTTCTGGTACCGAAGCGACATCACCGACCCGCCGGTCGGTCCGCGAAAGGTGCGCTGGCCCGGCAGCCCGAACCAGGACGGCTCGTTCCACCACGCGTTCCCCTCGTGGGAGGCATTCTGGGCCGCCGACCCCGGGCGCTTCGACGCGCCGGTCCCGGCCCCGGCCGCCGTCGGCGATTGGCTGCGCGCCCTGCGCCAGGGCGCTGAAGCACCGCGGGTGAGCCCGACCGGTCGCGCGCCCGCGGAGTCGTGA